The sequence below is a genomic window from Bdellovibrio bacteriovorus.
TGTGTGACTTGGCCTGGGGTTCACGCACTTCGGACTCCTATCTCTGTCAAAGAGCGGCTTTGGCCGGATTTAGTTTCCTGACGATGGTGATGGATTTTCCTATTTCTTTTAACACTCCCGATAAGAGTGTGGTCGATACCACTATCGCTGACAGCTACCCTTCCCGACAATGTCGACTGGACACTCTTCTTGCCGGAGCTCTTTGCAAAGATGTTTTGCCCTTGGATTATGCACGAAAAGACATGCTTCTTAAATCGTGTGCCCTCGGTGTTTCAGCACGGCCTGCCTGCTGGTTTAAAACTCCTTAAGCACCTCAGCTTGCGCCAATTTGCGGCTCTGGTGTGAACTAAGTATAATTTCTTTCCCCGTCTGGAAACCTGAATTCCTGCTGGCAAAATCATTAAGGAATGATTTAGGAAATTCCTCCGCCCTCTTTTTTGTGTGATCTCAAAACTAATGCTTCCCGCTGTTCCATGAGCCTTATTTTGTCACTTTTTAGAAGTGTCAAAAACTTCGACGCCACTTCTGGCACCCTAGTTGCTCTTAAGGCTTCAGAATTTACCGTGGAGGATAAATTATTATGGAATTCTTATTATCATTAGGTCGTGGCTTTACATCAGCAGATGCAATTTGGATGTGGGCTATCTTGGCAGCACAAATCGTTTCTATCGCGATCATCGCGGAAAGAGCTTTTGCCCTTTTCGGTGCTCGTAAAACAAATCAAAAAGAACTTTCCAAGGTTTTGGCGGAAGATATTCGCTCTGGAAACTTAGAAAAAGCTCTGCGCCGCTCACTGCAAATGGGCACAAAAGAACCATTGGGTGTTGTTGCAGCAGCGGGTATTCAAGCAGCGATGGATATGGGCGGAAAAGAAGAAATCCAACTTAAAATGGATGAAGTTCTTCTTGAGGAAAACTCTCGCGTAGAAAAACGCATTGGTTTCTTGGCTATGTTTGCGAACGTAGCAACTCTTTTAGGTCTTTTAGGTACAATCACAGGTTTGATCCACTCTTTCGCGGGTATCTCTAACGCAAACCCAGCGGAAAAAGCGACAATCCTTTCTCAAGGTATTTCTTTGGCGATGAATACGACAGCTTACGGTTTGATCGTGGCAGTTCCTGCTTTGATCATGTATGCGGTCTTGCAAAACCGTGCGTCTCGTTTGACGGATGATTTGAATAAAGGCGCTTTGAACCTTTTCATCCAGTTAGGTTTCCACTACGAGCCGGTTTCTACTACTAAAGAAGTTCCTGCTAACTCTGGGAGATAGTTATGAGCATGATGGGCGGATCGGGCGACGACAAAGATTTGAACTTTGAACTTAATATTTTACCGATCTTGGACATTTTATCGGTTCTTATCTGCTTCCTTCTTCTAACAGCGGTTTGGATTCAGATTGGAACAATCGATACGCGCCAAGCGATCGGTGATAACTCTGTGGCTGGAGCAAAGAATCCTCCATCCCTTTGGATCACGGTAAACACACAG
It includes:
- a CDS encoding MotA/TolQ/ExbB proton channel family protein, producing the protein MEFLLSLGRGFTSADAIWMWAILAAQIVSIAIIAERAFALFGARKTNQKELSKVLAEDIRSGNLEKALRRSLQMGTKEPLGVVAAAGIQAAMDMGGKEEIQLKMDEVLLEENSRVEKRIGFLAMFANVATLLGLLGTITGLIHSFAGISNANPAEKATILSQGISLAMNTTAYGLIVAVPALIMYAVLQNRASRLTDDLNKGALNLFIQLGFHYEPVSTTKEVPANSGR